TTCTGCTTTTGAAACGCATCCATTTAGTATTTAAAAGCTTCGTTATCTGCCTTTCTGCCgcgcaggaactcaaggcagcttatagtataaataaaaataatcacagataaaaacaaagtttaaaaaaacagagtttagggttgccagtaacataaaaacaaaacacaaaaacctCCTGCTTCGGGTGCCTGTCCCTGTCCGGAATGCCATTTCATCAGTTTTGTCTGGATTTCGAAGGGCGGGAACGTGTGGCCGGGTTCTTCAAATGTGTTTCTCTTTAACGAAttctgtgtttatctgtagcTTGCAGATCAGTTTTGTAATGCAATTGGAGTCTTGCAGCAGTGTTCCCCACCGGCATCTTTTAGCAACATACAAACTGCAATAAACAAAGATCAACAAACTAATCCCACAGAAGGCAAGTAAACTTAATTTTTTCTGGGTAGTTGCTGTTCCATAATAAGGGGAGAGAGAGCTACTGCATTTTCAAAGATGATTTGGGAAGTCAAGCGTTGTAGAGTCCTTGACTTGGTTCTCCTAAAGAGAACTGAGTTTCTAGTTAGCGGAAAGGGCTACAGAATGCTGAAAGCTTCATCAGTACACTTATTCGTTACTGTCAGTGTGCCTTTCAGTGGGAGATGCCGCTTGTACCTGCCTTGCAGGAACATTGTGGTCCCAGCTGTAGGTGGTAAAAATACTGGTTGAGAAATTGGGACATGGCTGGGAAACCACTGAATTTAGAAGTTGCTATTGATGAGATTATTTAGTAGTATTAGGAAATATTCTTCTCAGCTCTTAAACTGTATTTAGTTTTTAATCTCAAGATTATTGGGGTGAGAGATGCCCTTGCTCAAGAATCTGCTAGATAGTCAAGAGTCTGTCCTAGTTACTGTTTATTCAGCTGATGGTTTCCTGCAAACCGTGTTAGCTCACAGTGTACATTCTTTTACGATTTTTAAGAGCATTAAGAAAAACGCAGCTTTGTTTCTTTTCGTTGCTTTTTCATGGGCACCGGTGGGTTCCTATTTATGTCTGAACAAAAAGTGAGCCACTCACTTGATGAGCCACTCAGTGAACTTTAGATGTTCACAGTTTTTCCAAAATGTGGTGCTGCCATTTTAGACCTTCCACACTCAGTCTCCATTTGATATGTAGAAAATGACTGTTTAAAAGAGTCGGTCTTAGCGTCTTTTATATAAATTCATCATGAGCACATAAAATTGCTTTTATATTGCCCCACTTAGCTTGGTATTGTCTACACTGACTGGCAGTGATTCACAATGGTCTCAGACAGAGAACAGTCTCTTTGTCCATATCTGATACCTGCAGTCCTTTAACTAAAGATGCCAGTggttaaacctgggaccttcggtCCACAAAGCAGGCTGCCACCGAACCGTAGTCCCTCAATTTTGCCCATTCCTAAATATTGGCAAAAAAACACTTTTCTCTTTAAAATATAGTGACTGGAATAGACTTCAACTGGTTTTATGTTCTTTAATAATAACTGCTAATGCTTTTCCAGAATATGCCcagttgtttgctgccttgattGCCAGAACTGCTAAGGATATTGACGTTTTAATAGATTCTTTGCCTAGTGAAGAATCAACAGCTACATTACAGGTAAGAGTGGGTTTTAAATGACTCGTGCGCTTTGTGTTCTCTTTCATTCCATCTcaggaagagagacaaagttttatCAAAATGCTTTGACCGTTCATAAAAGTGCCTACTTGGCTTCAGCCCTAAGCTGCTTCTTTGATAGAAAGCATGACAGTTGGCTGGCTGCCTGACTCATTTTCACGTGATCCAGTACCCTGTTGTCTAGTTAACTAATGCAAATACTTGAAATTGAGAAGTGATTAAAATGGATGCTTGGGACATCAGATAACAATGTTTGGTGAAAATAGATGCCAGCATTTCACCCAAGGGTAGGCAACCTTTTTCATCCAACTCTGTCTGCCAGGTCAACCTGACAGAATTGGACTAAGGAAATCATCACTGAGGGGGTCGGGCTGTGGGAAAAGTAATATTAGGCCCCCCAGGGGGAAAGTGTTCTTCTCCTACGAGCTGAATGACAATGAGGTTCACCGCCAGCAGGAAAGGTTCCCTCGCCCAGGAAGGGTGAGTTGGACCCAAGAAGGGCCAGGTTTAAGGGAACAGTTAGGTAGTCGTATTAGGAGGCTTTATCATTGTCTGTCTGCTCTTCTATTTGTTCATTTCCCCCCACTTGTTGTAAATATACCCCCAGTTAAATTGTTTCTCACAAGTGTTTCTTTTCCCACCTGTTTAGTAATTGCTTCTGtttaataaaagtttgttttactTTATCTGGGCTTGACCAGTCACTTGGCAACACCCTCATCAGCAGAGGGTGTGCTTAAGAAGGGTgaagggaaggggtgtgtgttcTTGGCCCTCCCTAGCTGAATTCCCAGACCAGAGAGTAGTTTCAGCCCCAGTAAGGTCCTTGCCTGTTTCAGAGCTGAAGGGAgtaggagggagaggagaatgtGGCATGGGTGGGGGCTAAAGGCCCCCGGGAGGGGACACCCATACTAGAAAAGCCCTCACGTGACCCCTCTTACCCACGACACCTCCTTTGGTTGGTGTTTAATGGAGTGGCATGCAGGAAGTGTCTTGCTGCTTTCTAAGGTAAGTAAACTTCTCAAGTGTTTGTGGTTGTTGAAGGTCATAGCAATTTCTTCATCCACGTAACATTCAGACTGGGCTTTATTTATCATTttagttatttatagtccacctttctcgctgagtctcaaggtggattacatagtgtaaagcACAATAATCTACGATGGGACATTCAAGAAACAATGCAATAATATGGTTCTGGATAGCAGAGAATTAATTAGGGACAACCACTTAAAACGTGTGCTGCTGTTGGATACGATGCAGTGACCTCCTTTGAAGTCTCCCGGTCCGCATCCTGTGCAGACTGGGCTGGCTTCTTGGTGCTGGGTGGCGCTGGGATCGAAGTGTGCCTTTAGCCTTCTGCGGGGAGGAAGAAAGCAAAATGGCAGCCTCCACTTGCAAATGGAAAAAACAGCAGTTGGGTTTCTCACGTGTTCTGTATCACGAATGATGTTCGGTTTTATATATAGCAGCTGTGACGGTAGTCGTGTGTGGTACATGCCCCCAGCTTACACACTTgtgagcatctgaagaagtgagctctgactcgcaAAGTGAACGGGGCCAGCTTTGCAGGTGCCTCTTGACTCTTCTGCCACCCTGTATTGTCAGAGCATCGCAAAGCTTCAGAagtatggggggggaggggggttcaggGATGACTTTTCCCCGCAAGGCTGTGTCTGCTTCGGTGCCAGAGCGTGACGCGGACGTATGAACGGTGCTGTTCCTATCCTTTCTACTGTCCAGGCCGCCAGTCTGTATCGCTTGGAGGAGGAGAACCACGAGGCAGCAGCACGCCTGGAGGAAGTGGTTTATCGCGGGGATCTGCTCTTGGAGAAGATACAGAGCGCCTTGGCTGACATTGCCCAGTCCCAGCTGAAGACTAGAAGTGGCGCTCGGAGCCAGCCCAGCCCAGATTAAGGGGCAGGAGGCGGGACCTCACTGTGGAATTCAGTCCTCAGGAACattttgggtgggggtgggtgggtgggtggggtaaatccccccccccttgatcctCGATGCTGTGGAAGAACTGGCGATACGGCTCTTCTGAGCCAAGGTGTGCCGGCTGACGTGCATCAGTTTTGTGTGTCATACTGGATTGAAGGGAAAAGCCATTACAAGCGGAGAGTTGCCGAGCCTTTATTTTCAGTGCGTCTCATTTGTCGTGTACAGCCGCGTGTTCTGCTTTGCACAGAAGAAATGCTGCCCCTTTCCTCCTGCAAATCTGTGCTGAGCTGAGCTTCTGGTTCTTGCGGGAGATCCGCTGCTGGACTGCACAGAAGGAAGAGCAGAGCTGGACAAGAGCACCCAGCGACTGCCGGGTCGATCACAGCCTGCAGACTCTGCCCTTGGGCTGAGTGTGTCCGTCATTCCAGCCACACTCACGGCATGGTGGTGGCAGTGGAGTGGTTCACTGTGGGTTTAgggcagaggagaggagaggaccAGAGGCTGGTATGACACGTTACAGGATAATTAAATTGGCTGAATTGGATGATTTAATTCAACTGGTGTGGTAGTCTGCTGGAAAAGGGTTGCTGCAAGCTTCGTTTTGGAAGGGTTAGTTAGCTCAGCTGAATCTCAAGGCCGCCTCTTCACTACTCAGGGTAGAtcgcgggggggagggggggattcttGGGGGCCCGCTTCAAATTTGTGGTCATCTAGACTTTCAGtattttctcttttctccctctACTCTTTTTCCTGGTGTGCAAGATAGAAATTGAATCTAGTCTTGATGTTGTTTCTGCTTTTTTCTCTAATCTATAACACACACCAGTTAGAGTATGCTAAACCTCAAAACTGCATCTGTGTATGTATAGACAGGTTTTAAATACTGGTTCAAGATAGACTGTTCTGCCCCCTCTATTTGCTGTGCCTGATTTAGTTCTGTTGCTTCCCATATGAAGGACTGTCAAGGATTCTTGAGCATTTCAGCAGGCTGATCGAAGAATATGGAGAACATCCTTGGATGCTCTACTGCTCTAGCACTGGCGTCATCTCAGCTGTGCTGTTAGCAAATAGAGAACAAAAACGATTAATGTGCATTGCATATAACAGATGCATAGGTGCATTCAGGCCTGCCTTCATGTTCATTTAGTGATCTGGCCTAATGAATGTTTGACCTCGCACAGTGTGGTATCTTCCTTGTTTTCAGGacagatgcgggggggggggggggaggcgcagGGTTTTCCAGACTGTAGCTTGCTAGCAAATCATTCCAGCTGTAAATGACATTAAACTGTTCTTAATGGatatctctttgaaaccatcactGCGtaacagcaaaaaaaacccagcctgaAGTTAAATGCCCTACATTACTAATGGATTTCTAAACAAACGAACAGCTGAAGCTGCTACCAAATCAGATGATCAGTCCAACAAGGTCCGCCAGACTGGCAGCTGTCTCCAGGGTAGCTGAGAAGGCTGAGACAGAAAACCTTGTAAAGAATGGCTCAAAACACAggtggaggcctttcacatcacctgctcctGGAGCCTTTTAACTAGAGGTGCCAGGGATTCCATGTGgggccttctgcgtgccaagcagaggctctgcctctgagccacggCCTCCCCCAGAGCATGAAACACATTTGTGGGCTGAAGCAACTGGACTAGCCAGTTAACAGCTGTGTCCCTGGCTTGATGTATACCGTGGTGCTAAACTGGGATCTGGACCAGGCTGCAGGCAGAGGGGGTTGCATGGCTGGATGTCAGCCCATACAATACATTTCCTCCCCATAAAAAGCTAGCAGAGCCCTTTGTGCCATCTTATTTTCTGTGTCAGTTTTGTTGTTGCTTGAGTGGAGAATCTTTCAACTGTGTAAGCCCAGGTGCCTGAAATGGAGCCTCCCAGGCACAGTTTGCCAACTTGGAGAGGTAAAGACGCTTGTTCCTTTCAAGCGTCATAAACTTACTCAATGAGAATAGGCATGATGCTGCCTGTGAGCTCTTTGGGCAAAGAGAGTCATAAGACTCGAGTCACAAGTACTGGATGAATGCAAAGCTAGCGTAGTGGGATAGAAATCTGAAAGGCTTTGTACTGGATTGGAGACCCCTTCCTTTGGCCCAGTCCCAATCCATCGTGTGGGCCTCATCCAGTGTTTCAGAGGAAGCATTGGCTGCCATGGGGACGTGATGCCACTTGCTGAGGAAGCATTGGCTCTTTCTTGCTCATCTGTATGGCCAGGGGGCCTCGGGTGTGGAATGTTTCCCAAGCAGGCCGCAAGAACTGCCCTGGGACTACCTCTCTGTGGTTTGTCCTCTTGACCGTATCTCTGGAAGGTGGAGAGTGTTCTTGGAGGATTTgaattttgcacacacacacactgcatgctTGTGTTCCAGAGAGAAATCCTGGGACTGTGGTTTCGAAAGCCAGTGGTTTCTGTTTCTGGATGCCACCATATACTCACCAGTCTTTCTGGTCATCGATCTCAGCCATCCATCCTCTGAGCTCTTCCACAAAGCCTGGATCCACGTCAAAATTAAATCTCTCtgccttcgggggggggggggggcggggagacatTAAAGCAGGTTCATGTGTTAAATCAGACAATGGTTTGTTCAAGCTCTGTTGAAACATGACTGTTTTTTCCACAGCATCTCTCGCTTactccttccccaggctccaaaaTCTTGCCAAAACTTGGGATCTGCAAACATCCGCAGAGCAGCAGCGAGCCACAGGGCCTGGGGGCAAGGGGTTCCTTGCCTCCACGTGAACGCCTGAAGCTGCCTCATGCAGAGTAAACTCCTGATCTGGTGAAGTCTGAGAGTGTTACTGGGACCCCCTGCCCAGATGTGTGCTGCCTGCTCTGACTCTCTCTTGGCTAACTTTGCTTTTCCAGCCGCTTTCGGACCTAGCGATGCCGTGCTTTGGAGCAGGCGAGGCCAAGGCTCTCCTCAGACTCTGCTCACAAGTGGCCCaaactgtggcctggagactggttCATCGCTGGGACATGTGCATCCTTGGGCATCGCCAGAGGGGCTTGCACCCATCTAGATCCATCAGTGTCATTTCACCAGCAAGGACGAGTTTTCC
The Eublepharis macularius isolate TG4126 chromosome 9, MPM_Emac_v1.0, whole genome shotgun sequence genome window above contains:
- the MED21 gene encoding mediator of RNA polymerase II transcription subunit 21; the protein is MADRLTQLQDAVNSLADQFCNAIGVLQQCSPPASFSNIQTAINKDQQTNPTEEYAQLFAALIARTAKDIDVLIDSLPSEESTATLQAASLYRLEEENHEAAARLEEVVYRGDLLLEKIQSALADIAQSQLKTRSGARSQPSPD